A stretch of DNA from Thermanaerosceptrum fracticalcis:
CTATTAGTCGTAGGCGGACTGATTGGGAGCCTTTTAGGGACAGCCTTTGGCAATTATCTGCCTATTTTAAATCATAATTTCCAGACTATTGGCCTTGCTCCTACCACCATTAACCTGATGGTCATTACCATAACCTTCGGTGTTGTCTTGAAACTAAATGTGGCCAGTATTGTTGGCTTTCTGGTAGCTTTGTTTATTTACTTTAGAATGTAACCCTGATTTTCCGGAGGAATGAAAATGGATGTAGCCCTGGCCTCAGGCTCCCCCCGGCGGGCTGAACTGTTAAGGCAGATCGGTGTAAATTTTTGTATTGTGGTTAGCCAGGTAGAAGAAGGAGAAGCCCGTGAACCTTTTAGTCTTTGGGTGCAGGAACTGGCAAAAGCCAAAGCTCTGGCTGTAGCGGCTCATTCGCGAGGGATCGTCCTGGGAGCTGATACCATTGTGGTCCACAAAAACCGGGTTTTGGGCAAGCCCCGCAATACAGAAGAAGCTAAAGCCATGTTAGCCTTTTTATCGGGCA
This window harbors:
- a CDS encoding DUF4321 domain-containing protein produces the protein MKGYSGGKSPWLLLILLVVGGLIGSLLGTAFGNYLPILNHNFQTIGLAPTTINLMVITITFGVVLKLNVASIVGFLVALFIYFRM